From Aegilops tauschii subsp. strangulata cultivar AL8/78 chromosome 5, Aet v6.0, whole genome shotgun sequence:
TTCCGGAGCATGCCTGCTCCTCCCTCCTTCAAGTGGTAGGTGGCGAGGGCTGCTGCAACCTATCCATCCAGCGACTGTTCAAGAAGCACACACCACCAAATCCAAATGCACTCGTGGACCCGGGCTAGTACAATAATTGAGCCATTTTATCCTCGCTGGATGATTGAGGATCTTGAGGAGAGGACACAAATAATGCGGCCCATGCATGAAGCCTCTAGCTAGGACTACGTTGACGGTGTATGTACGTCAGTATGTGTGGCGTCGAAAGGAAATACTGAAGACTGCGCCTGCGTGAATCATGATTTTCTAGACGTGTTAAACTTTCGCCCCAATGATAACTGGTTCGATGGACTGAAGTGAGCATGCCATTGGACACCATTGCAGCTATGCAGGAAGACAGGAATGCAGGATCTCAGATAACGTCCAGTTAATATTCCACATTTTGTCCCAGCGCAAAAAAAAAATCCACATTTTGTCCCCACAAAATGAAAAAAAGAGTACCACATTTTGGTCTGGAAAACAACTGTCGCATGTTTGCATACATGGCAGGTGAGCTTTTTGCTTGCATTATAGCTTGTTGAAACGCTGGATTGGTTGCAGTGGCATGGACAGTTTAAACCATTTTTTTTTTCGAAACAGAGGCAAACAATATTTGCCTCATCGATTAATTAAGAAGAAGAGAATTGCCTGATTAATTTACAGAAAACCAGGCGAAAACCGATACAGACTCCCAAATGCGGACTACTCGCAAAGTAGGAAACACCAGAACCGCTCAAGCGGCCCTCTAAACAAACAACAACCACAACCCTCGACACTTGAAGAACACAATGAAACTCCTAATAAGCACACCAACAAAAACTGACCATCCTCCATTATGAAACCACGGACGCCTTTCGGACGGCGCCACACttattgtttttcttcttctttggttTCTCCTTACTTGGCTTCTTCTTTGCAAGGTCACTTGTCTTGCCAGATGTCGGCTGTTGAGCCACCCATTTGTCAATAAAATCGTAAAACTAATTGAATTTCTTGGTGTCGTTGTCGTCAACCAAGGGACTCATAGGAGCAGGCACCAACCAACCAGCAGCATCAACATCATCGACCCGAGGAACCACCGACACAACATCCTCCACCACAGGAACCATCGACACAATCGACTTCGGTGCCTTTAGTTGCTCACATGATAGAGATGAAGCGTGTTCCTTACACAAAGTCGGCGATGAGTCCACCTCCAATCGCTCCAAGGACAAAGGCGAAGCAAGGTTCGAACATATATCCCGAAGCTCGGGCATGAGTTGCAACACCGGAGCCGCAAGCCCGACGATGGACTCGCCCACAGCGGGAGGCAACACAACGGAAGAAGCAGACATCAATAGTGAATTGTCCCGAACACGAGGAGAGAAACAACCATAGGGCTCTGTCCCCTGGTCCTCCTTTTCGAAACACACGTTGTAGAGTTTAAACCATTGAAGATTATGTTCCAGACGGCCTGTATTCTGGCATGTATTCATACATTAGAGCATTTACAGCAAGACTTGGCAAACCCAGCCCCGTATTTCAGCGGACAGTGACCGGTCAATCCTCAAATGTCCACGTCCATAGCCATGTACCTCTTAACCGGGCCCCTAAATCCATCCTATCCATGCAAAGCGAAAAACTACGTAGATGGCCATATGCCAAAATAAGGAACAAACGAACATAGGTCAACGAAATTCCATATGGGCACAAACATCACATGGACCAAAATACAGAGTTCATCGTCGGCAAAAAGACCGAGATTTAAACTAATAAACTAACTAAATAGGCAAACCGAAACGGAGAGGGCATTGGAATTCACCACTTGCCGATCATTTGCCCTTGCGGTCACTGGAGCTGCTGTAGCCCTTCATGTAGGCGTCGACAGCGAGAGGGGGTCGTTGGAGCTGTTGGAGGCGTCCGAGTCGTCGGACTAGGAGTTGATGAAGCCGGCCATCCTCCAGACGACGCGATTATGCTGCTTCGCCAACTGGGAGGCTTTCGTTGTTGTCTCCCCCTTCTCCGCAACTTCGCGCTCCAATTGTTCGATGCGAGCCGAAGAGCCTTGGCGTTCTTGTGACGGAGGTGGTGGGCGTCTATCTCTGTCGTCGTCAGCGAGCAGCAGAGGACAACCGTGAGGAGGTGCTCCTCCACATCCGGTGCCGGTAATCTGCGTCGTCGACCGGAGGAATATGTGTCAGCCTCCGATACCGCCTCCCTCTTTCTAGCACATTGCCTCTCACGGTAGGCGCTACGCAGTTCGGACTTCCGTGTCCGTGGCGCTGGCACGCGCACCCACTGATGCCCGAGAGGAGCGGACGCTGGAGGGGTAGGAGGGCGTCGGGCGAGCGAAGCGGAGCGGAGCGGACCGAGCGCGTGGAGTTGCGCATGGTGCGAAAGGGGCTGGCGCCGGTGTTCGCGATGCGACGTCGGGCGACAGGGGACGGAGCGGAGCCCGAGCTACCACCTGTTTTGCCTCGCGCCCGCCGCAGCGCGATGTGGAGGTCCAGCTGCTCGTCATTGGCCGTCTCCGCATCGCGGATGAGGGCCTCCAGTCGATAGGATCTTCCTCGCTGTAGGATCCGACGCCATCGCCACTGCTGATGACATTGGGAGGAGATGGGAGGGGAAGCGATGGAGAGCGGAGCGGAGAGCGAGAGAGTGAAGTTAGCGTTAGGTCTGGATGAGAATTTGTAGTGCGGATGAAATGAGGTCTGTGAGGCCATGGTGGGTCGGGTTGACATGACAGTCGCGTCCAGATaacctcatatatatatatggactGGGTATGAGAGCATGTTCAGCCACAATGAACAAATTTATAGCataattggtttgatgccaaaATTGGCATGCCAAATATTGGCTAGAGATTGGTTGCTTGCCAATTTTCATTGTCAATCTCACAAAAAGTTGCCAAATGTTGGCAACTTCTGATTTTGTCAAATGTTGGCTTGCCAAATGTTGGTAGCAAACCAATTATGCTCGAAATGCTCTGAggggtactccctccgtccggtgaaGAGTGTACATCTAGAAATTTTAGGACAAATTATGGATTTGAGTAAAAAATGCATTGGAAAGGTGCAAGCCACCATCTCTCTCCTCTTTAATTATCCAACCCCTAATGAGCTAAGTGCATGTAGAAATTAAGAAGACCATGTGTAGATTGCTATTGGTCTTGATTACCGTGTGATGAGAGAAAAGTATTTTTTTTCCTACTTTAAAGTGCATTGGATAGATAGAAGTACATTTTTTGTGGACAAATTTTAAAGCTAGATGTACACTCTTCACCGAAGGAAGGGAATCGTTTCAGAAGTGCGATTGGATCGGTTAAAAATGACGGATCACTGACCTAGCCAGTGTAGGTAGTCCGGCTTTAGATGCTCTTATTTGTATAGGACTGGTTCAGGCGTAGTTTGGTTTCAGATAGTCTTGCAATTGGCAGCCGGAAGTTGCAATGTACAAGCACACATGAATAGCATCCAAAACATGAAGGCATGCACGCTTAATTTACGAAACAACATGGTACTgttattcaaagagttcataacAATACTATTGGCAGACGCAGACATCACATCACTTGGCGCCGACTCTGTCCTGCTGCCGCGCGCAAAAACCAGCCAACAACTACAAGCACAACCATTACCAGCAGCAGCCATCAACTTCGGCACCGAACAATAATGCACACCTAATTACGGCCGGATAGCAACAGTGACAGACAGGGGCAATAATGGTGGCGTGGACGACAGCGACATCAAGTGGGGGCAGGGGGGTCACCGggggacgcggcggcggcggcggcagcagcccACACGATGTCCTTGAGCGCCGGCCGGAGCTCGTCGCTGCAGAACGACCGGTACTCCATCGTGTCGCCGCCGTCCTTCTTGACGTCGACCACCAGCACTGACGGCGCCACGCTGAAGAACTCCGCCGCCACCCCGAGCCGCCCCTTGCGCCCGCGCTCGGCGCCCTCCAGCCGCACCCCGCGCGCCCCGCTCTTCGTCACGCGCATGGCCCCGCCGGTCGCCAGGCCCTCCAGCCGCGAGATCACGCCGCTCGCCGGCTCCCGCGTCGCGAACCGCATGACGCCGCCCCTCGTCCCGCGCCCCGTCGCCGGTTCCTGGTCGAACAGCGGCGACAGGTCGAAGCCCGCGGAGAGGGAGATCAGGTGGAAGGCGTTCAGCGCCTCCGGAGGCTCGTCCTTGTCCTCGCCGTTGCCGCGCGCGGCCGCTGATGGCACGGCCTCCAGGAGGGGGCTCGGAATGGGCGACGTCTTCTTGAACCACGGCGACTCGACGAGGCTGGCGATCGTGATGCGGCTGCTCGGGTTGGGGTCGAGCAGCCTGCCGATCAACTTCCGGGCGTCCTTGGAGACCCACGACGGGCAGAGGAAGCCGCCGCGCTGCATCTTGCGGTACATGGACATGAGGTTCTCGTCCTGGAATGGAAGTGCGCCGACGAGGAGCACGTAGAGGATGACACCGCAGGACCAGATGTCAGCCTTGCCGCCGTCGTAGCCGTTCCCGCCGAGCACCTCGGGGGCCACGTACGCCGGCGTGCCGCACGCGGTGTGGAGCAGCCCGTCGGGGCGTGCGTGGCCGGCGAGCGCGCTGAGCCCGAAATCGGCGACCTTGAGGTTACCGGCCTCGTCGAGGAGCAGGTTCTCGGGCTTGAGGTCGCGGTGGTACACGCCCCGGCCGTGGCAGAAGTCGACCGCGGAGATGAGCTGGCGGAAGTACCGCCGCGCGACGTCCTCCCGGAGGCGGCCGGCGCGGGAGATCCGGGCGAAGAGCTCGCCGCCGCGGACGAGCTCGAGGGCCAGGTAGATCTTGGTGCGCGTGGCAAGCACCTCGTGCAGCTCCACGATGTTGGGGTGGGACACCATCTTCATCACCGCGATCTCCCGCTTGATCTGCTCCACCATCCCGGCGCGCTCCACCTTGTCCTTGGCCACCACCTTGACCGCCACCCCGCGGCCCGTGCGCAGGTCCCGCGCCGCGTGCACCCGGCCGAAGTTGCCGTGCCCCAGCACGCGCCCCAGCTCGTACCTCCCCTGCAGCACGTTCGTCTTCCCCTCCGCCGCGTCCtccattgccccccccccccccctcctccccGCGGGCCCGAACCCCGAGCCCCGCACTGAACCGGCCGGCGAGTGCCGACGCACGATCTACCCGTCCTCGACGTGCTTGCGGTGGCAGTTGCGGCCGCCGCGCAGGCTATGCTTGCCGGCGAGGTCAGTGCGCGTGCTCCTCCACATTGCTCCGCATTCCCAAAGGCGGCGAGGAGAAGATGGGATGATGGTGCACGAAAACCTCACGTCGACGGCGTTGGTTACCGGCGGTGTGAGACACGAAAAGGCTTTTCGGTGGAGCAGGAGATGGAGGCCGCCGCGGGATAAATATCGCGGCGCTTGCGGATCTGGGAAGCGCATCGGGCCGTTGGATGGGATCGGACGGCGGGGATCGGGAGGTACCTGGATGGCTGTGACGCAACCAACGGCATCGGGAAGGAGCAGGACGCGAGAGTGATGGGCGCGGACGGAAACCGTATGCGGTGAAGGGGAAACGGGCGACGGTTTTCGTGGACGGTATTGGGTTGGGTTGGGATGACGACGAGGGCCATGCgcggggcccactggtcagggcGGTGGTCGGCGTGGTGGATGTGGTGGTCCGGCATGGGCGCGGGCCGGAGTTATTGCTGGGCCATGACGTGATCCATCGTTAGCGGATCGACCTCGTGGCTCTTTTTTGTCGTTTGAAATTAAACTCTATCTTCtctctcaaaaaaaaaactatACGCGGGGCAACTAACCGCGATTGCTATGCATCGCCGCTGCAATCCCGGGTTCGGCTCAGCTGTAGGGCTCCCTGCAGGAAATATTGTGCAGGGCCAATAAGAGACTGCACTTGTCCATGTGGGCCAACTCTTACGATTAAGATAGATTTAATTTGATACGAGAAGAGCGCGGAGGTGGTGCTGCGAGCATAGAGGAGCCCGGCGACTTGCGGCCCGCTAGAACACCGACGTGAACGGCATGTCCTCCCCGTGGCCGAGCAGGGCCCTGCCGCCGTTCGGGCGGTGCTTGTCCTCCACGGCTTCCCGGAGCTTTGGCGCCACCAGATGGCCGCACTCGTCGCGCCCTCGTCTTCGACCTCCGCGGCTTCGGCGCCGGTCCCTCCTTTGACTAGGCGCCTACTTTGGACGATGTTGAGAGGTGGTGATGCGTGAGATGTGGTGGTGCAGGTGCGGCCACCCATGAGAAGTCAAGTGCAGCCATTGTCGGTGCCATTGTGCTCGCGGCTGTCAGAGCTACCTGTAGTAGTGACACAAGTAGCGCCGTTGCCGCTAGCTATGCACGGCTGCACGCTGTGGTTGCGTAAGACGTCCTAGCCGGGATGAAGGTCCACACAGGTCTCTCCTTCACAGAGGATGTCGTCAAGCGATGGTGATATGCGGGATGTGGTGGTGCAGTTTGCCGCCATTCATGCCGAGTTTGATGCAGCCACTATCAACATCCTAGCGTGCATCGGTTGGAGTCATCTCCCGCATTGACGTGAGAACCATGCTGGCTTGCTGCAGTGGTACATCATTCTCCATGTCGTCGACGTTGAAAGGCTCATTCAACTAACTAACCCTCTCGAATAACCATCGAAATCCTTGCTCGGCACGTTCGATTCGATTTATTGTTTGAACTCTCGGTCACGAAACTCAGTTCACTTTAACTATAAAACAAGAACGCATGCTCCTGCCAAAAAGAAGAAGGTATGCTAAAATTAAATCAGAAGACACGGGCGATGGCATGCCACCCCTGGTATCGCTTGATGCAGACACACACCGGTAGAGGGGAGGCGGAGGTGGTCGAGGAGCATGACAACGTAGGCGGTGGGATCGGCTAGGACGTCGGAGTCGCCGAAGCCACGGAGGTCGGGGACGAgggcgcggcgagcgcggccatCTTGTGGCGCCAGTACAGACAAAGCTCTGGGAAGCCATGGAGGAGGAGCACCGCCTGGACGACATTGGGGCCCTGGCGTCATGCTCGGCCACGAGGAGGAAACGCCATTCCGTATGCGCCCCAGAACGTCGCACGGCGCCGGAGTCCTCCATGCTCGCCGTACCGCCCCCGCCCTCTTCTCGTATCAAATTAAATCTACCTTAATCGGAGGAGTTGGCCCACATGGACAAGTGGCGGTCTCTTATTGGCCCTGCACAATATTTCCTGCAGGGAGCCCTGCAGCTGAGCCGAACCCTGCAATCCCTATCGCTAAGATTGCCCAGACGATCTCCCGCTACAGCGCTATACTGGCCAGATCCATTTAGTTGCACTAGCATTCTGGGGCATGAACCAACTGCTGATTTTGTGAAGCTTCTTGGGCGGTTTTGACCTTCAACGAGGTCCGGTATTTCTTTCTACTTACTGGTTTTTTGTACTTTATTtatttgttttttttctgttttctttttctttgaatTTCTAAAAATGCCTaatatttttaaaaaatattctCCTTTTGAATTTTGTTtgcattttcaaaaaatgtttgggaaatttcaaaaaatattctcaTTTTTAATATATTTTAAATAATATCAAAAgaagtttctgtttttaaaaAATTCCATATTTAAAAATGTTCGCATTACAAAAAAATGTTCAGAGAATTTCATATAATGTTCACCTTTTTAAAATTTTGTAATTGGAATTTAAGTAAATGTCCCTCTTTTCAAAACTTGTTGACTCACTCAAAAAATGTCCacattttaaaaaattgttcatgattCCAAATTTTGCTCACAAATTCATTAAAAAAATCTTGGTTCAAAAATTGTTTGCCTTTTCCAAAAATATTTGGGACTTACTAAATCTAACGGAATCACGATGTAGTGGTGGGGAATCCACCACATATGCAAAACGTTCAGATTGGTGCAGCTTTTTGACTATAAACAAACTAATCATTTTCACAGTACAATTCACATGATAATACAACCTGATGTATGGAGCCCTCTGCATGCAATGCAGATTTATGTGTGTGCAAAGGGTAGGCTGACATTCCAAGTATATTAAGTCTCTCTCCATTGAAAAGTACCTATAAAACATAGCAAATCTTTTGAAGATTAATATATTTTAAACCAAAAATTCGTTTTTCAATTTTTACTTATATTTGAATTCAGGGCGATGATGCCTTTTAAAACAAGACTGGTCTTGGATATATTTTGAATAGTTTCAAATATATAGTTTCCATACTTCATTTCAAAATTGATTTACCTCAGGCAAAAACAGTTTTCACTCCTTCCGAAATTGATTTCACTCATTTCAAAATTGATTTCACTCATTTCAAAATTGATTTCACTCATTTCAAAACTATTTTCACTCAATTCAAAAAATAGTTTCACTCGTTTCATAAATAGACTCACTGATTAAAAAAATGTTTGAAACAATCAGTTTCACATGTTTTAAATAACTAATTTCAAAATTTGATAAGTTCCACATAATTCACGGTGAAATATGTGTCGCCTGTATCAAAAACAAATTCCACTCATTTAAAAAAATTGGTTTCACACAATTGAAAGACCTTATTTCACTTACTTTAGAAAAGTAGTTTAACTTATTTTATATAACTACAAGTTAAAATAACAATTTCACTCATTTCAAaaatagattcactcattttaatTTGTTCTTTGTAATAATCAGCTTCAAAATTTTAAAATAACCTGTTTCGCATTTTTGAAATAGCAAATTACACGTATTTCTCACTGAAATATGTTTTAGGAAATAGACTATTTCAAACTATTTCACTTATTTAACCTAATACAAAAAATATATTTCAGAAAAACTGGTTTCACTTATTTCAAAAATTGAAATTTAAGCATGTTTGAATTTATTCAAGATTGATCTTGTTCTAAAGGTCTTGATTCTATGAGTTCAGATATATAAAAACATTAAAAACAAAATTATGGATTAAAGATATGGTGGATTTAAATTAGAATAGGTTGAATGAAAGGATGGATTTGTTGTGTGGGAGAGGAGAGAAAATGGGTTTCTCTTATTTCTTCCATCCATAAATGTGGAGGGGAGAGATAGAGATAGAGCACATGTGTGGGGGCCATCCAGATTTGACGTAATCTCCTATATGAAAAGTGGGCTGAAGAATACAAAAGCTATATAAATGAAATGGGCATACAACACACTAATTGCGAAGCAACTATGCGGTAGATGCTGCGCAGCTAGGTAGCGCTTCCGTTAGAAAGCTCTTTGCGCACAACCAACGAAATCGGGAAAGAGCAGGATGCAAGAGTGATAGGCGCGGACGGAAAACATATGTGGAATTGCGGTGAATGGGAAACGGGCGACAATATTTATGGATGGTATTTGTGTTGGACTGGGATGACAATGGCTGCGGCCACGCATGGGGCCCACTTGTCAGGGCGGTGATGATGTGGTGGTCCAGCATGGGCACGGGTTGGAGTTATTGCAGGGCCATGCCATGATCCATTGTTAGCGGATCAAACTGGTGGCTCCGTGCTTGTCGTTTGAAATTGAACTCTATCACCTCTCTAAAAACTATACGTGGAGCAACAAACAGCGATTGTTATGTATCGCCTGCTGCAATCCCTAGCGCTAGCATCGCTCACAGCATCTCTCGCTACGACATTATACTGGGCTCGCCCATTTAGTTGCGCTAGCATACGTACGGGTCATGTACCAGCCGTTAGggccccccaccccccaccccccccccatCGTCCTCCCcagggcggctcgggcggcggcgcccCCTCCCCCAGCTAAACCTACCCTCCCCACTGTACTCCCTCCCCCCGCCGCCGCCAATAGCCACCGCCGGGCGAAGCCCGCGCGGATCTGGCGGCGGCGGGCACTCGTTCCCCGTGGGACGCGCTCACAAGCTGGGGGAGCTCCGTGTGGCGGCGGCCGGCGTGCGTGACTCCGGCGCGCGGCGGTTCTGCGGGTGGTGGTCGGGGACGGTGGTGAGGATGCGCTCGTAGCTCCCTGCCGGTGGCCTCCTTCGTTTCGGTGTCTCCCTGCTGCGGGCGTCGGGGTGGGCTGCTCCACGCTAGATTGGATCTTGCGGGTGGGGGTGGCCTCTGCGAGGCGCGCATGGTGGTGCTCACCCTCCACCTCCCCTGCGGCGTGTCTGCTGGTGCTGCTGCCTGCTGGCACGCACAGGTGATAGACGTGCCTGCCGGCTACGGCTTGGCACGAATctggcggaggagggcggcgtGGGCAGGCTGGATCCGCCGGGTCTGGTCTGCGGTGGCCCGGATCTGGTCACGTGCGGCGGCGGGCTGCAGTGGCCCTTGTTATGTGGTGGTGCAGGGAGCAGCAATTCACGGTCTACCAGTGCCTCTCGAAGGTGGTCGGCTCACTTCGGCGAAAGCCTATGCTCCGGCCGGAGCCAGCGATGGTGACTCCCACGGGTGCCGCTTacctccttggaggcatcgctgCCATGGTGACTTCACCTTCGAGGCACCAGGGGAAGCCCTTGTTCTTGGTCCGCCCAGAACGCTCGATGGCGCCGCGTTTCGCGTCGtattccttcttgaaggcgtcgacTCGGTGGATTCGTCTGGTGGCTGCTCA
This genomic window contains:
- the LOC109754373 gene encoding putative CBL-interacting protein kinase 27 → MEDAAEGKTNVLQGRYELGRVLGHGNFGRVHAARDLRTGRGVAVKVVAKDKVERAGMVEQIKREIAVMKMVSHPNIVELHEVLATRTKIYLALELVRGGELFARISRAGRLREDVARRYFRQLISAVDFCHGRGVYHRDLKPENLLLDEAGNLKVADFGLSALAGHARPDGLLHTACGTPAYVAPEVLGGNGYDGGKADIWSCGVILYVLLVGALPFQDENLMSMYRKMQRGGFLCPSWVSKDARKLIGRLLDPNPSSRITIASLVESPWFKKTSPIPSPLLEAVPSAAARGNGEDKDEPPEALNAFHLISLSAGFDLSPLFDQEPATGRGTRGGVMRFATREPASGVISRLEGLATGGAMRVTKSGARGVRLEGAERGRKGRLGVAAEFFSVAPSVLVVDVKKDGGDTMEYRSFCSDELRPALKDIVWAAAAAAAASPGDPPAPT